In one Lolium rigidum isolate FL_2022 chromosome 3, APGP_CSIRO_Lrig_0.1, whole genome shotgun sequence genomic region, the following are encoded:
- the LOC124704759 gene encoding zealexin A1 synthase-like gives MEVYLGWALVWVWVWLALLATRSWWKSTANHGLRLPPGPWTLPIIGSLHHLAGKLPHCALRDLARRHGPVMLLRLGEVPTLVISSPAAAREVLKTQDPAFASRSLTVTMRVVTCDGRDIIFSPYGEYWRQLRKVAVTELLTMRRVRSFRAIREEEVATMLHHVERAAAAGTPMDMRTRLSAIVSDTTFRAVMGDRCKQRDVFLRELDSLVSLTSGLNPVDLWPSSWIARLLSGDLRRAKKNHAVVFQIIRDIVQEHLKGGGDEAEDLVDVLLKVHKDGGVDMLGVEAVIFDLFSAGSETSATTLEWAMAEMIKNPTVMKRATAEVRRAFEAGGKVVEDRLGADLPYLQLVVRETLRLHPPLPLLLPRQCRQPCKVLGFDVPEGTQVIVNGWALGRDEQSWPDATEEFRPERFEAGDGADFRGTDFEFLPFGAGRRMCPGMAFGLANVELPLASLLLHFDWEAPGISDPAEFDMTEGFGVTARRKATLLLRPSLRVPTPRTGLVA, from the exons ATGGAGGTCTACCTCGGCTGGGCTCTGGTGTGGGTGTGGGTGTGGCTGGCTCTGCTTGCAACGCGCAGCTGGTGGAAGTCTACGGCGAACCACGGCTTGCGTCTCCCGCCGGGTCCATGGACGCTGCCTATCATCGGCAGCCTGCACCACCTGGCCGGGAAGCTCCCTCACTGCGCCCTGCGCGACCTGGCGCGGCGCCACGGGCCGGTCATGCTGCTCCGGCTCGGCGAGGTGCCCACGCTGGTGATATCGTCTCCGGCCGCGGCGCGCGAGGTGCTCAAGACCCAGGACCCGGCGTTCGCGTCGCGTTCGCTGACGGTCACCATGCGCGTGGTCACCTGCGACGGCCGCGACATCATCTTCTCGCCGTACGGCGAGTACTGGCGCCAGCTACGCAAGGTCGCCGTCACCGAGCTCCTCACCATGCGCCGCGTCCGCTCCTTCCGCGCCATCCGcgaggaggaggtcgccaccaTGCTGCACCACGtcgagcgcgccgccgccgccggcacccccATGGACATGCGCACGCGCCTGTCGGCCATCGTCTCCGACACCACCTTCCGCGCCGTCATGGGCGACCGCTGCAAGCAGCGCGACGTGTTCCTGCGGGAGCTCGACTCTCTCGTCAGCCTCACGTCGGGACTTAACCCCGTGGACCTGTGGCCGTCGTCGTGGATCGCCAGGCTGCTCAGCGGCGACCTGCGCCGTGCCAAGAAGAACCACGCCGTGGTATTCCAGATCATCAGGGACATTGTCCAGGAGCATCTCAAGGGCGGCGGCGATGAAGCCGAGGATCTAGTTGACGTGTTGCTCAAAGTGCACAAGGATGGTGGAGTCGACATGCTCGGAGTCGAAGCCGTCATCTTT GATCTCTTCAGCGCCGGAAGCGAGACGTCGGCCACGACGCTGGAATGGGCCATGGCCGAGATGATCAAGAACCCAACGGTGATGAAGAGGGCCACGGCGGAGGTGCGCCGGGCATTCGAGGCCGGCGGCAAGGTCGTCGAGGACAGGCTCGGCGCCGACCTCCCGTACCTGCAGCTCGTCGTCCGGGAGACGCTCCGTCTCCACCCGCCCCTGCCGCTGCTGCTCCCGCGCCAGTGCCGGCAGCCGTGCAAGGTGCTCGGCTTCGACGTGCCCGAGGGCACGCAGGTCATCGTCAACGGCTGGGCGCTGGGCCGCGACGAGCAGAGCTGGCCCGACGCCACCGAGGAGTTCCGGCCGGAGCGCTTCGAGGCCGGCGACGGCGCCGACTTCAGGGGCACCGACTTCGAGTTCCTGCCCTTCGGAGCCGGCCGGAGAATGTGCCCCGGGATGGCGTTCGGCCTCGCCAACGTGGAGCTTCCGCTCGCCAGCCTGCTGCTCCACTTCGACTGGGAAGCGCCCGGCATCTCCGATCCTGCTGAGTTCGACATGACGGAGGGGTTCGGCGTCACTGCGCGCCGGAAGGCCACCCTCCTCCTGCGCCCTTCCCTCCGCGTGCCAACCCCTCGAACTGGACTCGTCGCCTAA